From a region of the Oryzias melastigma strain HK-1 unplaced genomic scaffold, ASM292280v2 sc00236, whole genome shotgun sequence genome:
- the aph1b gene encoding gamma-secretase subunit Aph-1b, which produces MTAAVFFGCTFIAFGPAIALFLFTIAREPLRVIFLIAGAFFWLVSLLLSSLVWFISVQISNKESAAQQKGLLIFGVVLSVLLQETFRFGYYKLLKKANEGLLTLSQEETMPISIRQLAYVSGLGFGFMSGAFSVVNILADSAGPGTVGIHGDSQHYFLSSAFMTMAIILLHMFWGVVFFDACEKRCWWAVGLVVVIHLVVSCLTFQNPDYTATLVPAYVILFGMGVWAFYTAGGSLRNIKLCLTCKDKDFLLSNHRPR; this is translated from the exons ATGACGGCCGCGGTGTTCTTCGGCTGCACCTTCATCGCCTTCGGCCCGGCCATCGCTCTGTTCCTGTTCACCATCGCCAGAGAGCCGCTCAGGGTCATTTTCCTCATAGCAGG GGCGTTTTTCTGGCTGGTGTCGCTGCTGCTGTCCTCGCTGGTGTGGTTCATCTCGGTTCAGATCAGTAACAAAGAGAGTGCGGCGCAGCAGAAGGGCCTGCTCATCTTCGGCGTGGTTCTGTCGGTTCTGCTCCAGGAAACGTTCCGCTTTGGTTACTACAAGTTACTGAA GAAAGCAAATGAAGGCCTCCTCACCCTCAGTCAGGAGGAAACCATGCCCATCTCCATTCGACAGCTGGCCTACG TTTCTGGCCTAGGCTTTGGCTTCATGAGCGGGGCTTTCTCTGTGGTGAATATCCTGGCCGATTCTGCCGGGCCGGGGACTGTCGGGATCCACGGAGACTCGCAGCACTACTTCCTGTCTTCAG cgTTCATGACGATGGCCATCATCCTGCTCCACATGTTCTGGGGCGTGGTCTTCTTTGACGCGTGTGAGAAGCGCTGCTGGTGGGCGGTGGGCTTGGTCGTGGTCATCCACCTCGTCGTCTCCTGCCTG ACCTTCCAGAATCCAGACTATACCGCCACCCTGGTTCCCGCCTACGTGATCCTGTTTGGGATGGGGGTCTGGGCGTTTTATACCGCCGGGGGGTCCCTCCGAAACATCAAGCTCTGCCTCACCTGCAAAGATAAGGACTTCCTGCTGTCCAACCACCGACCGAGATAA